The Bacillota bacterium sequence CGGGGGAGGTACATGCAGGAGGCCGTCCCCCCGGGGGAGGGCGCCATGGCCGCGGTGATGGGGATATCGGCTCTGGAGGTGGAGGAAATCTGCCGCCGGGCGCAAAAAGAGGGGGTGGTGGAGCCGGTCAACTACAACTGCCCGGGGCAGACGGTGGTGGCCGGACACGCCGGGGCGGTGCGGGAGGTGATGAGGCTGGCCAGGGAAGCGGGGGCGCGGCGGGTGCAGGAGCTGGCAGTGAGTGCACCCTTCCACTCCTCCCTGATGGCGCCGGCCCGCGAGAGGCTGGCGCGTGACCTCGCCCGCGCCCAGATCAAGGACCCGGCCTTCCCGGTGGTGGCCAACGTGCACGGCAACTACGTGACCACGGCGGAGGAAGTGCGGAAGTCCCTGGAGCAGCAGGTGGATCACCCGGTGCGGTGGGAGGATTGCGTGCGCAGGCTGGTGGGTGACGGGGTCCGGCTGTTCGTGGAAGTGGGCCCGGGGACGGTGCTGGCCGGCTTCTGCAAACGGATCTGCCCACAGGTTCCGGTTTTCAGCGTGGGCGACCTGCCTTCCCTGGGGCGGCTGCTTGATTCCCGGGAGGAGGTTTGCTAATATTGGCGAGGCACTTGCCCAGATAACGGGGACCGTGCCAGATCTCTCTAATTGCCAGCAGGGGGTGGGGATAGTGGCGGGTAAGGACGCCATCTTCCAGAAGCTGAAGCGGATCATAGTGGAGCAACTCGGCGTAGATGACGAGGCGGTTACCATGGAGGCCTCCTTCCAGGACGACCTGGGGGCAGATTCCCTCGACGTGGTGGAACTTCTCATGGCCATCGAAGAGGAGTTTGAAATCGAGATCCCCGATGAGGATGCCGAGAAGATCCAGACGGTGGGGGACGCCGTTGAGTACATTCGGGAGCGGGTTTCCTGACCAAGGGTGAAACCGTGCAGCGCCAGCGAGTAGTGGTTACGGGTATGGGCCTTATCACCCCGGTGGGAACCGGGGTGGAGGCGTTCTGGCGCTCCCTGCAGGAAGGCCGCTCCGGGGTGGGGCCCATTACCCGGTTTGATGCCAGCCAGTTTCCCGTCCGCATCGCGGCCCAGGTGGATGACTTCGATCCCCTCCAGTACATGGACCGCCGCGACGCCCGCCGCATGGACCGTTTCGTCCAGATGGCCCTCGCGGCAGCTCACCTGGCCCTCCAGGATGCCCGCTTGCGGCTGGAGGATTGCGACCTGGATCAGGTGGGCATCACCATGGGCACGGGCATCGGAGGCATCCACACCCTGGTTGATCAGATGGGCGTGATGGCGGATAAGGGCCCCGACCGGGTGAGCCCTTTCTTCATCCCCATGATGATCGCCAACATGGCGGGGGGGCAGCTGGCCATCTCCCTGGGGGCCCGGGGCCCCAACACTACTCACGTGACCGCCTGTGCCGCCTCGGCGAACGCGATCGGGGACGCCTTCCGCATCCTGCAGCGGGGGGAAGCCCAGGTCATGCTCACCGGCGGCACCGAGGGGTGTCTGGTGCCCATCGCCCTGGCCGGGTTCTGTTCCATGAAGGCTCTGTCCGAGCGCAACGACGATCCCGCCCGGGCGAGCCGTCCTTTCGATGCCCGGCGGGACGGGTTCGTGATGGGAGAGGGAGCGGGGGTCCTGGTCCTGGAGTCGCTCCCCTTTGCCCGGGCCCGCGGCGCCCGCATTTACGCCGAATTGGCCGGTTACGGGATGACGGGAGATGCCTACCACGTCACCGCTCCTCCCCCGGACGGCAACGGGGGAGCCCGGGCCATGAAGAGGGCCCTGACTGACGCCGGGCTCGAGCCCACCGACGTGGACTACATCAACGCACACGGTACCGCTACCCCGCTTGGGGATGCCGCGGAGACGGCGGCCATCAAGGCGGTGTTCGGGGAGTACGCCTACCGCATCCCGGTGTCATCCACCAAGTCCATGACCGGCCACCTGCTGGGTGCAGCCGGGGTGGTGGAACTGGCGGCGTGCATCCTGGCTATCCGCGATGGTGTGGTTCCTCCCACCATCAACTACGAGTATCCCGATCCCGAGTGCGACCTGGATTACGTGCCCAACCGGGCGCGGCCGCATCGGGTGGACGTGGCTTTATCCAACTCATTCGGCTTCGGAGGCCAGAACGCCACCCTGATCGTGAAGCGCTATGAGGGTTGAGGACGCCGGTCGAGAGGTCCTGGTACTCGCGCATCTGCGACGGGTACTGGGGGAGTTCCGCAGTGACGGCCTTTTCCTTCAGGCCGTCACTCACAGTTCCTGGGTGCAGGAGCACGCCGGGGCAGGGCGTGACTCCAACGAGCGCCTGGAGTTCCTGGGGGATGCGGTGGTGGGGCTGGCCGTGGCCTCCTACCTGTATTCCCGGTTCCCGGGGGCGCGGGAGGGAGAACTCAGCCGGCTCAAGGCTGCCGCGGTGGGCGAGGGGGCCCTGGCTCAGGCCGCGCGCCGGCTGGGCCTGGGGGGGCTGCTCTTCCTGGGCCGGGGGGAAGAGCAGAGCGGGGGGGCGAGCAAGCCCGCCCTTCTGGCAGACGTATTCGAGGCGGTGTGCGCTGCCCTCTACCTGGACGGCGGCTGGCAGAGAGCGCGTGACTTCGTGGTGGACCAGCTTGCCCCCGCAGTGGAGCGCGCCCTGAAACGGGGGACGGGTGATTTCAAGAGCACCCTGCAGGAGAGGGTGCAGGAACAGGGGGGCACTGTTTCTTACCGGGTGGTGGCTGAGGAGGGCCCGGATCATGCCCGCGTCTTCACAGTGGAAGTGCTGGTGGATGGCCGGGTGGCGGGCCGGGGAAGGGGGCGGAGCAAGAAAGCGGCTGAACAGGAAGCTGCCCGGATTGCTTTGGAGGAATTGAGCCCTAAGCTGGCGAAATAAATCGTGCCACCTTGCAGAAACAGGAAATTGACAAAGGGGGTACGTAGGTGGAAGTCCTGAAAGTGTCCGCCCAATCCCGACCCAAGGCGGTGGCGGGGGCCCTGGCAGCCCTCCTGCGTGAAAAAGGCTCGGCTCAGATTCAGGCGGTGGGAGCCGGTGCCGTGAACCAGGCGGTCAAGGCCATCGCCATAGCCCGGGGCTACGTGGCTCCCAACGGTATCGACGCAGTGGTTATCCCTGCCTTTTCGGAGGTGGCCATTGACGGCGAGGTGCGGACGGCCATCAGATTCATAGTCGAGCAACGGTGAAGCAGGCCCCCGGGTTCCGGGGGTCTTGCCCACGGAGAAACCATGTTATTACGGCGTATCGAGGTCCTGGGTTTTAAGTCCTTCGCGGACCGCATCTCCCTGGAAATAGGTCCTGGAGTTACCGCCATAGTGGGGCCCAATGGTACAGGCAAGTCCAACCTGGCCGATGCCGTGCGTTGGGCCCTCGGTGAGGCCAACCCCCGGCAGCTGCGGGGGTTGCGCATGGAGGATATGATTTTCGGGGGCTCCGAGTCGCGCCGTCCCCTTTCCATGGCGGAAGTGTCCCTAACTTTCGACAACAGCGACGGCGCTCTCCCCCTCGATTTCAGTGAGGTCACCATTACCCGCCGGGTATACCGGGACGGGTCGGGGGAGTATTTCATTAACCGCACCCCTTGCCGGCTCCGGGACGTGCAGGAACTGTTCTACGACACCGGGATTGCCCGGGATGGGTACTCCCTGGTGGGTCAGGGCCGGGTGGAAGAAATCCTCTCCGCCCGCCCCGAAGAGCGGCGCCTGCTCCTGGAAGAGGCCGCCGGTATCGTGAGGGCCCGCCAGCGGCGCCGGGAGGCCCTGGCCCGGCTGGAGGCCAGCAACCGGGACATGGAGCGCCTGGGCGACGTGCTGGCCGAACTGGAACTCCAGATGCAGCCGCTGGAGGAGGAGGCCCGCCGGGCCCGGGAGTGGGAGGGGTACCGCCAGCAGAGGGACGCTGCCCTTCTTGTGCTCACGTGGCGGGAAAGGGTGGAGGTGGCCCGGCAATTGGCACTGGCCTCGCAAGCGGTGGCCAAGCTGCAGTCCACCTGCCGGGTGGAGCAGGAGAAGTCGGCCCGCCTGGAGGAGAGCTATCAAGCGGTCCGGCAGGAGGAGAAAGCCCGCCAGCAGGAACGGCAAAAGCTCCAGGACGAGCTCATGTCCCTTTCCGGCCTCGTGTCTGAGGCGGGCCGCGAGCTGGCCCGGTGGGAGGAGCGGGTGCGTTCCCTGGAAGCCGACATCGCCCGTCTGCGGGAAGAGAAGGAAAGCGTGGTGGCCCGCCTGGGTGCGGCCCACGAACGGGTGGAGGAGTCCGGGCGGGCTCTGGATTCCTGGCAGGCGACGTGGGGAGAGGCGGCCCGGGAACTGGGGGCCCTGAGGGCGGAACTGCGCGGGCAGCAGGAGGCCGTTCGGCGTCTGGCCGCCGATCTGGAGGCCAGGAAGGGCGAACTCATCGACCTGCTGGGGAGGGGAGCCTCTGCGCGCAATCGCCAGGTGGCCCTGGAGTCCGAGGCCCGCCAACTGGACGAATCCCTGCAGCGCGCGGGGCAGAGGCGGCAGGAGATGGAGGAGGCCCTGCGTCGGGTCGATGAGGACTTGCTGGTGCTCTCGGAGCACGAGAAGCGGGCCCGCTCCCGGCAGGTGGAGCTGAAGGCGGAGGGGGAACGGGCGCGGGCGGAGAGGGAGAAGGCCCGCGCCCGGCGGACGGAGCAGGAGACCGCGTTCCGCCAGGCCGAGGCCGCTTATCACCAGGTGTCGTCGCGGCTGGGGGCCCTGCGCGAACTGGAAGAGTCTTTCGCCGGGTTCGCCCGGGGGCCGCGGGCTTTGCTGGAGGCAAAGCGGCGGGAACCTTCTGCGTTCCCCGGCTTGGTAGGCCCGGTCTCTGCCATCCTGGACGTCCCCAGCCAGTACGAGACGGCTGTGGAGGTGGCCCTGGGGGCCGCCGTGCAGGATATGGTGGTGAAGACGGTGGAGGATGCCCGCCAGGCCATCGCCTTCCTCAAGCGCACGCAGGCGGGATGGGCTACCTTCCTGCCCCTGGATTCCCTGCGTCCCACCCCCTTGAGCCCTGCGGAGCGGGCAGCCCTCCGGCGCGACGGCATCCTGGGGGTGGCCTCGGACCTGATCACTTTCCTGCCCGAGCACCGGCCCGCCGTGGAGTACCTGCTGGGCCGCACCGTGTTGGCCCGCGACCTGCCCGCTGCCCTGTCTTACGCCCGGGCGGTGGGATTCCGGGTCCGGGTGGTAACCCTGGAAGGTGACGTGGTGTTCCCGGGGGGTAGCCTGGCCGGGGGATGGAGGAAGGGTTCCCGGAGCGGGGTATTGGGGCGCACCCGCGAGATGTCCCTGCTGGAAGAGAAAACGAGGGAACTCGCGGACCTGATGGAGGCCTGTCGCCGGGCGGGGGAAGAGGCGGCCCGGGAAGAGCAGGTGTGGGGGCAGCGGCTGGCGGAGGCCCAGGAAGAACTGCGGGGGTTGGAGGTATACCTGGCGGGTCTGGGCAAGGAGGTACAGGCCAAGAAGGCCGAGCGCCAGAGGCTGGTGGGAGACCTGGCGGGGCTGGAACTGGAGCGAAGCGTACAGGAGACCAGGCTGGCGGAACTGAAGCAGGAGATCCTGGCCTGGGAAGAACGGTTGAGGGAACTGGAGTCTGCCCGGGGGGATATGGAGGCCACCATCTCGTCCCTCACGGAGAGGCTCGAGGAAGCCCGGGAGAGGCAGCACTCCCTCGAGCAGCAAGAGGTCGCCCTGCGGGTGCGGCTGGCCGGGCAGGAGGAGCAGCGCGCCCGTCTGGAAGAGGCGGCTGCCCGGGCCCGGGAGGAACTGGGCGCCCTCACCCGGGCGCGGGAGGCGGTGGAGGAGGCTCTGGGGGCACGCTGCCGTGAACTCGAGGAAGCACGGGAGCAGTGCAGGTACTGGCAGGAGGAGCTCGCATCCGGCTCCGCCCGTCACCAGGAAGGCAAGGAACGGATGGAAAAGTCCGCCATCGAGGCGGAGCGGGTGGCGCGGCGCCTTGCTTCGTTGGAGCGCGCCCGGCGCCAGGTCGAACGCAGGCTGGCGGAAGCGCAGGAAGCCCTCCACGCCGCCCGCCTGGAAGAGGTGCGCCTGGGGCTGCGCGTAGAGGAACTGGACCAGCGCCTGGCCCAGCGCTTCTCGTGTTCGCCGGCGGAGGCCGAGCAGCGTGTGGCAGAGAACCCCTTCAAGGAATTCGACACCACCGCCCTGCAGGAGATGGTGGGGGATCTGGAGGCTCGTATGCGCGATCTGGAACCCGTCAACCTGGCGGCGGCGGGGGAATACGTCCGGCTCCGGGAGCGTCACCAGTTCCTCTCGGACCAGCGCCGCGACCTGGAGGAAGGTCGGGCAAAGCTGGGTCAGGTGATCAGGGAACTGGAGCGGGAGATGAGGGAGAAGTTTACCAGGACCTTTGCCGAGGTGCGGGAGCGATTTGCGGCCACCTTCGCTCAGGTTTTCGGTGGCGGCAAGGCGGACCTCGTCCTGGTCGGCTCCGATCCCCTGGAGGCGGGGATTGAGGTGGTGGCTCAACCACCGGGGAAGAAGCTGCAGCACCTTTCTCTGCTTTCCGGGGGAGAGCGTACCCTGTGCGCCATCGCGCTTCTGTTTGCCCTGTTGCAGACCCGTCCCAGCCGTTTCTGTCTCTTCGACGAGGTGGATGCCAACCTGGATGAGGCAAATGTAGACCGGTTCGCCCGCTTCCTGCGGGAACTCTCTTCCGCGGGGCAGTTCCTGGTGGTTACTCACCAGAAGGGTACCATGGAGGTGGCGGACGTCCTGTACGGTACCACCATGGAGGAGTCCGGGGTATCGCGGGTGGTTTCCCTCCGTCTTACCGGGGCCTCCTAGCTGTGGCCGGTCGGTGACGGGGGGCGCGCGGGATGGATGAAATGGATGGGGGGAGATGCTACGGGTTCCTGGTGGAGCAAGTGGCGGGGGAGCCTGGCCCGGACCAGGGATAGCCTGGTCAGCCAGGCGGCCAGGTGGTTTGGAGGCGCCCGCGATGAGGAGGCGTGGCAGGAGCTGGAGGACGCCCTCATCAGCGCCGACGTGGGCGTGGACATGACGGGCAGGTTGTTGCGCGCGGCCCGGGCGGCGCGCAACCGGGACCCGCGCCAGGCCCTGCGCGAGGAAATCCTGAAGCTGCTCGCGGGGGCGGAGGGCCGCCTGGTCCTGCCGGGGCCGCTGGATGTGATCATGGTGGTGGGGGTTAACGGCACCGGGAAGACCACCACCATCGGCAAGCTGGCCTACAGGCTGCGGCAGGAAGGGAAGAAAGTGGTGGTGGCGGCCGCCGATACCTTCCGCGCCGCCGGCATAGATCAGCTGGCCATATGGGCGAGCCGGGCGGGTGCGGAACTTGTGCGTCACCGGGAAGGCAGTGACCCCGCCGCGGTGGCGTTCGACGCCGTGCAGGCCGCCCGCGCCCGTGGTTACCAGGCGGTGATCGTGGATACGGCGGGCAGGCTCCACACCCGGGTCAATCTGATGGAGGAGCTCAAAAAGATCCACCGCGTGATGGGCCGGGAACTGGCCGGGGCACCCCACGAGGTGCTGCTGTGCCTGGACGCCCACACCGGGCAAAACGCCCTCCAGCAGGCCCGCATTTTCCTGGATGCGGTGGGGGTTACCGGCATCGTGGTCACCAAGCTGGATGGCACTGCCCGGGCCGGGGTGGTGGTGGCGATCGCGGACCAGCTCCACATCCCCATCAAGCTGGCCGGCCTGGGAGAAGGCATTGAAGACCTGGCGGATTTTTCTGCCCGCGACTTCGTGGAAGCGCTGTTGCCGTCCTAGCAGCCCGGAAACGTACCTGTACCCATCCCTCCTGCACCAGCGTCTTGACAGCGTTCCTCGGCAGGGGTACCATCTCTTTGCATTTGGCGGTGTCTCACCATGCTGCCCGCAGGATAGAGTGTTGCGCTGTGCGGGGGGCGGGTGACGCCAGGGGGGCTGGCGGTGGCGTTCGAGAACCTCACTGCCCGTCTGGGAGATGTATTCCGCAGGCTGCGGGGGAAAGGGAAGCTGACCGAGGCCGACGTCAACGAGGCCCTGCGCGAGGTGCGGGTCGCCTTGCTCGAGGCGGACGTGAACCTCAAGGTGGTACGGGACCTGGTGGCCCGGGTGCGGGAACGCGCGGTGGGAGAAGAGGTGATGGCCTCTCTCACTCCCGCCCAGACGGTGCTCAAGATCGTCTACGAGGAGATGACCCGGATCCTGGGGGGAAAGGCCTCCCGTTTAGACCTGGGGGGCAATTCGCCCGTCCCCATCATGCTGGTGGGGCTGCACGGGTCGGGTAAGACTACCACGGCGGGCAAGCTTGCCCTCACTTTGCGCAAACAGGGGCGTTTCCCCCTCCTGGTGGCCACCGATGTGTACCGCCCCGCCGCTCCCCGGCAACTGGAAGTGGTGGCCCAGCAGGCTCAGGTACCCTTCTTCTTCCTGCCCGGGGCTTCCCCCCTGGTCATTGCCCGGCGGGGCCTGGAGCATGCCCGGCAGACCGGGCGGGACGTGGTGCTCGTCGACACGGCCGGGCGGCTGCAGGTGGACACCGAGCTGATGGCCGAACTGCAGGATATGAAGGCGGCCTTGGGGCCGCGGGAATGCCTCCTGGTGGTGGACGCCATGACCGGCCAGGAAGCGGTGAACGTGGCCCGCGCCTTCCACGAGCAACTGGGGCTCACCGGGGTCATCCTCACCAAGCTGGACGGTGACGCCCGGGGAGGAGCGGCCCTGTCCGTGCTGGCCGTCACCGGGTGTCCGGTAAAGCTGGTGGGCACGGGTGAGAAGCTGGACGCCCTGGAATCCTTCCATCCCGACCGCATGGCTTCCCGCATCCTCGGTATGGGCGACCTGGCCAGCCTGGTGGAGAAAGCGGAAGCGGCGGTGGAGGCACAAAGGGTACGGGAGCTCGAGCGGAAAATCCGCAGCCAGGAGTTCACCCTGGATGATTACCTGGAGCAGTTGAAGCAGGTCCGGAAAATGGGCCCCCTGGACCAGTTGCTGAGTCTCATCCCGGGCCTGGGGCGGTCCGTTCCCCAGGTGCAGGTGGACGAGAAGGACCTGGTGCGCACGGAGGCCATCATCTGCTCCATGACCAGGGAAGAACGGCGTAACCCCGCCATCATCGGGGCGAGCCGCAAGCGGCGCATCGCCGCCGGGAGCGGTACCACCGTGCAGGACGTCAACCGGGTACTCAAGGGCTACGAGCAGGCTCGTCGGCTGCTCAAGCAGCTTCCCGATATGGAGAAGACCATCAAAAAAGGAGGAGGTCGTCTGTGGCGGTAAGGATCAGGTTAAAGCGGATGGGGGCGAAGAATCGTCCCTTTTACAGGCTGGTGGTGGCTGATTCCCGGTCTCCCCGGGATGGACGGTTCATCGAGGAAATAGGGTACTACGATCCCACCACCGAGCCGGCCACCGTGTCCGTAAAGCAGGAACGGGTCCTGGACTGGCTGCGCAAGGGAGCCCAGCCCTCGGATACGGCCCGTGCCCTCCTGGAGAAGAGCGGGACCTGGCGGGCCTGGCAGGAGGAGCGTAAGAGCCGGAAGGAACGGTGATGGCCGTGAAGGAACTGGTGGAACTGCTGGTGAGGGCCCTGGTGGATAACCCCGAGGAAGTTGAAGTATCCGAAGTGGAAGGCGAGCGCTCGGTAGTGCTGGAAGTGCGGGTGGCCCCGGAGGACGTGGGCAAGGTGATCGGGAAGCAGGGGCGCATCGTGCAGGCGCTGCGGACGGTGGTCAAGGCGGCGGCGGCCCGGGAGGGCAAGAAGGCCGTAGTGGAGATCCTGCAGTGACGGGAACCGTGCCTGCCGGCGGGGCAGAGGTGGTGTCCCTCACCGTGAAATGCCCGGTGACCGTCAAGGTGAGGGTCACCGACCGGTGGAAGTTACGGGTGGCCGGAGAGTTGCAGGAGGCCCTGCGGCGCACCGAGCAGGAGCTGGCGCAACTGGAGGGTCAGTTGCGTCGCCTGCAGGGGGCAGGAGAGCAGGCAGCCTGGCGGGAGCACGCCCAAAACGAAATGCGCCGACGACAGGAGCGCAAGTCCCAAATACTGGAGCAGCTTCGGCATCTGGCCCGGCTGGAGCCGGGAACTGAGGTGGTGCAGGGCCAGGTGGAGGGGCTGGCCTGCGTGGTGGTGGGCGACCGCTGGGATCAGGTGACCGCCCTGGAGGTGGTCCTGGAAGACGGAGTGGTGGTGGAAATCCGCACCGGGCGCGAAGCGCATCCTCCGTCCCTCGCCGCGATGCCAGCTTCCCGCCCCTCGTCGGACTCGCATGAGGGGGAACACCGCAGGGAATGAGCACGGAACCGGAACGGGTCACCATAGGGGAAGTAACCCGCCCCCACGGGGTCCGGGGGGAGGTGCGGGTGAGGCCCCTAACTGCCCACCCGGAGCGCTTCCTGGGCCTGGAGGAAGTCTACGTGGGGGGCGCCAGGCGCCGGGTGCGGAGGGCAAGGTTGGCCGGAGATGAGGTCATCCTGGCCCTGGAAGGATCCGAAACTCGCGACCAGGCTGAGGTCCTCCGCGGCCAGTCCCTGGAGGTCGATCGCGAAGAGGTATTTCCGCTCCCGGAGGGAGAGTATTACTGGTTCCAGCTCAAGGGGCTGCGGGTGTTCACGCCCGACGGCCGCGAGGTGGGAACGGTGGTGGACGTGGAGCCCAACCCGGCCCACGATTTGCTGGTGGTCGAGGCACCTCACGTCCTCGCCGGCCCTGCGGACCGGGGGGGTGAGGGTCGGGTGACACGACGTCGCGCCGGTGGGGCCGGTCCCCGCCGGTTCCTGGTGCCGGCCGTGCGCGCACTGGTGGCCGAGGTTGACCTGCCCGGCCGCCGTCTGGTGATAAACGACATCCCCGGCCTCCTGGAGTGAAATGGCGATGCGGGTTACGTTCTTATCCCTATTTCCGGAGATGTTCCCCGGCCCCCTGGGCACCAGCATTCTGGGGAAGGCTTGTGAGCGGGGCATCCTCCAGGTGGAGCTGGTGGATATCAGGGACTTTGCCCGCGACAAGCACCGCATCACCGACGATGTGCCCTTCGGCGGTGGCCCGGGCATGGTCATGAAGCCGGAACCCATCGTGGCGGCCCTGGAGGCCGTGCTGGGCCGAACCCTGGAACCCGCCCCCGCCCACGTGGTGGAAGCCGGGCACGGGCCCTACCGGCCTGCCCTGGCCCGCGAGGGCGTGCGGGTGGTGCTGCTTACCCCCCAGGGACGCACTTTCTGCCAGGAGATGGCCGAGGAACTGGCCGGGTGCCGCCACCTGGTGCTGGTATGCGGCCACTACGAGGGAGTGGACGAGCGGGTCCGCTTCTTCGTGACCGACGAGGTATCGATCGGTGACTACGTGCTCACGGGGGGAGAAATACCGGCCCTGGTAGTGGCGGACGCGGTGTGCCGGTTGGTGCCGGGGGTGGTGGGAGACCCCCAGTCGCCCCGCACCGATTCCTTCGCCCTGGGCCTGCTGGAAGGGCCTCAGTACACCCGGCCCCGCTCTTTCCGGGGCCTGGAGGTCCCGCCCGTGTTGCTTTCCGGCGACCATGCCGCCATCCGTGCCTGGCAGCGGCAGCAGTCCCTGCGCCGCACCTTGCTCCGCCGGCCCGACCTGCTGGCGCGGGCGAGGCTCACCGAAAAGGACGTGGAGATGCTGAGCACTATGCGCCACGAAGTGGCAGGACGCCGGGAGCCTGTGCTATAATACCACGTTGTCGGAAAGGAGCGCCCGAGATTGGATCTCATCAGGTTGGTGGAACAGCAGCAAATGCGCCGTGATTTGCCCGATTTCCGGCCCGGTGACACGGTCCGCGTGCACGTGCGTGTGGTCGAGGGGGGCCGGGAGAGGTCTCAGGTCTTCGAAGGGATTGTCATCCAGCGTCAGGGCGGAGGCCTGGGGGAGACCTTTACCGTTCGGCGGATATCCTACGGCGTGGGTGTGGAACGCACTTTTCTCTTGCACTCCCCGCGCCTGGAGAAAATCGAGGTGGTGCGCCGGGGCCGGGTGAGGCGGGCCAAGCTCTTCTACCTACGTGGCTTGAGCGGCCGGGCGGCGCGGGTGAAGGAAATGAAGGAGCGGCCGGGGCAAGGCTAGGGGGCCGCGGGAGTGAGTCGGCAGCGGGGGTGGTGGCGCGACGCGGTCCAGACAGTCCTCCTGGCCGGACTGCTTGCGCTGGTCATCCGGGTCTTCGTGGTGGAGCCGTTTCGCGTGGACGGGCCCTCGATGGAGCCTACCCTTTTCACCGGAGAACGCCTGCTCGTCGACAAGATCTCCTATCGCTTTCACCCTCCCCGCCGGGGTGACGTGGTGGTCTTCCGCAACCCCCGCAATCTCCGGGAGGACTACATAAAGCGCGTGGTGGCTCTCCCCGGGGACAAGGTGGAGATGCGGCTCGGTAGGCTGTACGTGAACGACCAGCCCGTCCCGGAGCCCTACGTATTGAGGGATGGCATCTCCACCTACGGGCCCGAGGTGATCCCTCCGGGATACTGCTTTGTCCTGGGTGACAACCGGGCCAACAGCCGCGATTCTCGCTTCTTCGGGCCCGTCCCCCTACACCTCATTAAGGGGCGGGCCTGGATCATCTTCTGGCCCCCGGCCCGCATCCACGTGCTGGCCGGCCGCTCCTCCAGCATCCCCTGACTCCCCCCAAGGGGGCCACCCAGGGAAGGACCGGGCGATGCCTTGAACATTGAGATCATCACCGTAGGCATTCTCCGTGAGCGCTACCTCAAAGAGGGTGTGGCCGATTACGTCCGGCGCCTGCGGCGGTATGCGCCCCTGGTCATAACCGAGGTGCCGGAGGCGCACATTTTCCCCGGAGCGGGCAGTGCGGAAGTCGAGGCGGCCAAGGCAAGGGAGGGAGAGGAAATCTTGCGCCGCCTGGGCCGGGGGACTCATGTCGTGGCCCTGGACGAGGGAGGAGAGATGCTCAGTTCCGCCCAACTGGCCGCCTGGCTGGACAAACTGGCGGCCAGCGGCGTGGGCCGGGTGGTATTCGTCATCGGCGGTCCCCGCGGCCTTTCCCGGGCGGTACTGGACAGGGCCGATTTCCGCCTATCCCTTTCCCGTCTTACCTTCCCCCACGAGATTGCCTGCTTGCTCCTGCTGGAGCAGCTATACCGTGCGTTTAAGATCAACCGCCGCGAGCCGTACCACTACTAGTACTAGCCATCTACAGGTGCGGCCCTGTGCCACCCGCCTGGCGGGATTCTCACACGGTGCGTAGGCCTGCCGCCTGCTGCCAGGGGCTTGTTCGACGTTGGTGTGGGGAGCTTCCCCCGGCGCAGGGTGGCGGACGTGCCCCTGCTTGTCGCTGGGTGCCAGGTATTGACAGGTGCTGTCAGACTGTGGTATAAGAGGGTAACGATGGAAGGGAGGTGTCATCCGGCCCAGGATACGGTACTGATGTGGTTGGGGTTTGGTCTCGTTGCCGGGAGAAGGTGGGGGTGGGGCTGATCCGGTGGAGGAGGTGAGGATTTGGCAGATCCGGGAGAGGAAGTGGCAGCCAGGTACCTGGAGGAGCTCGGGTACCGTATTGTGGCGCGCAACTACCGCACGCGGTGGGGGGAAATCGACATCATCGCGCGGGATGGGCCGGTACTGGCATTTGTGGAAGTGAGGCGGCGGGGTGCCGGGAGCCTGGCCCACCCCGCCGAGACGGTGGGCAGGAGCAAGCGGGAACGGCTGGCCAGGACGGCGGCTGATTTCCTGGGAAACCGGGGCTGGTGGCACTTCGCGTGTCGGTTCGACGTGGTCACCATCACAGACAGTGAGGAGCCGGAAGTAAGGCTCATCCGGGACGCGTTTTGATCTCTGTTCATAGCCAGACGCTTTGTCTTGCGGTCAAGGAGGTGGGGATCGTGACCGTTAGGGAGACATGTCGTCGTTTTTGGCTGGGTTCGT is a genomic window containing:
- the fabD gene encoding ACP S-malonyltransferase; the encoded protein is MGAGMRVAFLFPGQGAQYVGMGEDLYREFPVVREVFSRASRAAGIDLEKLCFGGPAEQLNLTENTQPAVLTVSWAVAQVLAAHGIVPQAAAGLSLGEYTALVAAGALAFEEAVSLVRRRGRYMQEAVPPGEGAMAAVMGISALEVEEICRRAQKEGVVEPVNYNCPGQTVVAGHAGAVREVMRLAREAGARRVQELAVSAPFHSSLMAPARERLARDLARAQIKDPAFPVVANVHGNYVTTAEEVRKSLEQQVDHPVRWEDCVRRLVGDGVRLFVEVGPGTVLAGFCKRICPQVPVFSVGDLPSLGRLLDSREEVC
- the acpP gene encoding acyl carrier protein, which gives rise to MAGKDAIFQKLKRIIVEQLGVDDEAVTMEASFQDDLGADSLDVVELLMAIEEEFEIEIPDEDAEKIQTVGDAVEYIRERVS
- the fabF gene encoding beta-ketoacyl-ACP synthase II, which produces MQRQRVVVTGMGLITPVGTGVEAFWRSLQEGRSGVGPITRFDASQFPVRIAAQVDDFDPLQYMDRRDARRMDRFVQMALAAAHLALQDARLRLEDCDLDQVGITMGTGIGGIHTLVDQMGVMADKGPDRVSPFFIPMMIANMAGGQLAISLGARGPNTTHVTACAASANAIGDAFRILQRGEAQVMLTGGTEGCLVPIALAGFCSMKALSERNDDPARASRPFDARRDGFVMGEGAGVLVLESLPFARARGARIYAELAGYGMTGDAYHVTAPPPDGNGGARAMKRALTDAGLEPTDVDYINAHGTATPLGDAAETAAIKAVFGEYAYRIPVSSTKSMTGHLLGAAGVVELAACILAIRDGVVPPTINYEYPDPECDLDYVPNRARPHRVDVALSNSFGFGGQNATLIVKRYEG
- the rnc gene encoding ribonuclease III, whose translation is MRVEDAGREVLVLAHLRRVLGEFRSDGLFLQAVTHSSWVQEHAGAGRDSNERLEFLGDAVVGLAVASYLYSRFPGAREGELSRLKAAAVGEGALAQAARRLGLGGLLFLGRGEEQSGGASKPALLADVFEAVCAALYLDGGWQRARDFVVDQLAPAVERALKRGTGDFKSTLQERVQEQGGTVSYRVVAEEGPDHARVFTVEVLVDGRVAGRGRGRSKKAAEQEAARIALEELSPKLAK
- a CDS encoding stage V sporulation protein S; its protein translation is MEVLKVSAQSRPKAVAGALAALLREKGSAQIQAVGAGAVNQAVKAIAIARGYVAPNGIDAVVIPAFSEVAIDGEVRTAIRFIVEQR